The Edaphobacter flagellatus sequence GTCCCAGGGACTCAAAGAAGGCCGTATCGCTAGCGACTACCTGCCTTACGTCCAGCGTCCGCGATATCTCCACAACCTCGTAGTCCGTTATACCGGCGACTCCACCATGGTCTCGTCGGCTGTCCAGACCGCAATCCGCTCCATAGACCGCACCCTCCCCATCACCGGCGTCTCGTCACTCGATGAACAGGTCACCGGTTCCATTACCCAGCAGCGCACCGTTGCTCAGCTCTCCACCTTCTTCGGCCTGCTCGCCGTCTTCCTCTCCTGCATCGGGATCTACGGTTTGATGTCCTACATGGTCTCCCGCCGCACCAACGAGATTGGCATCCGGATGGCCCTCGGTGCCGAACGCTCCAACGTCAGCTGGCTCATCATGCGCGAGATTATGCTGCTTGTCGCCATTGGCGTTGTCATCGGCGTGCCCGTCACTCTCGCTGGCTCCCGCCTCGTCACCAACATGCTCTTCGGGATTCAAGGCGCAGACACCATCACTCTCATTGCCTCTGTCGCCGCCCTGCTCCTCGTCGGCCTCATCTCCGGCTACCTGCCTGCCCGCCGTGCCTCGCAAGTCGATCCTATGATCGCCCTACGCTACGAATGATGCACTGGCGTGCGCTGGCCGCTGTCGGTTTCCAGCGTTGTTTTCTAAACGGTGGCTCAGTGGAACGGCGCATAGTTACTTGAAGCGGCGCGAATCGCTCGTGTCACCCAAGAATGCTTTTGGATTCACGCAGGATCGCCGAGTATCAAATCGAGCAGCCTCATCGCACGCTTGTTCCGGTGTAATGAGGCTGCGATCGTTTCGCTCTCAGCTTCTCTCCAGAGTAAGGTGAGTCGCATATTCCGAGGTTTTACGGTCGGTCACCGAAAACCCAAGTTCCCGCAGGTCCAACCCCTGGAACAGTGCTTCACCTCTGCCCAGGAGAACAGGCGCCGACACGAGGTGAAGCGAGTCAATCAATCCAGCCTGCAGGTACTGTCGCACCGTCGAGACTCCGCCGCCAATCTTGACATCTTTCGTTCCAGCGGCTTTCTTCGCGCGATCCAGAGCTTCCTCGATTCCGCCGGTTACAAAGTAGAAGGTGGTTCCGCCTTCCATGACGATGGGCTCACGTTCATAGTGAGTCAGAATAAAGGTCGGCGCATGATACGGCGGATTGTCGCCCCACCAGCCCTTCCATGAATCGTCCGGCCAGGGACCACGTACGGGGCCGAACATGTTGCGTCCGAGGATGAACGCACCGAAGTTTTCCATTGCTCGAGAGCCAAAGACATCATCGATGTCGCCGACCGATCCACCCTCTTTGCCGACCATTGAACAGAAGGTCCGCGTATGGAAGAACCACTGAAAAATCTCCGGTCCTCGCTTTCCAAGCGGATCGGTCAGGCTCTGTTCAGGCCCTGCGCCGAACCCGTCCAAAGAGACCCCAAATCCAGCGACTCGCACTCTCGACATGTTTATTCCTTTCAAGTTCCTGGTGGCTAGTTTGTCTGGGTAGATGCAAAAGATGGGCAAATGGTGCTCGTCTTCGAATCTTTTATCTCGAGTTTGTGACGTGTGTCCATCTGCTCATGCCCAGACCGCCAGTCAAAGTGAATCTCTAGATCATGCCGAGTGATTGCAGCCATGTTCCTACCAGCTGGGGCCATGCAGTTACGGGAAGTTTGGTTCGGCGGAGGCCGAAGGCGTGTCCCCCTTGCGGATAGAGGTGCATTTCTACGGGGACACCGGCGTTTTTGAGCGCGATGTAGTAGGTGAGCGCGTCGTCGACGTTGTCGACGTGATCGTCTTCGTTCTGCAGCAGGAAGGTGGGCGGCGTTTGGCGTGTGATGTGCAGGTCGGGGTTCAGGGCCAGATATTTGTCAGTGTTTGGCGGATAGTGAAGCGGGATTTTTTTGGTGCCCTGTCTGGCGTCCCACTCGGTTGCTGAACGCGAGAGGTGGCCTGGGTAGATGGCAACTGCGAAGTCGGGGCGGCAGCTTAGTTTGTCGGCGGCGTCTAGGGCGGGGTAGAGGCGCTGCTGGAAGTGATTGCTGATGGCGGCGACCAGGTGTCCTCCGGCGGAGAAGCCGAGGACGCCGATCTTGTGCGGGTCGATGTGCCACTGGGCGGCGTGAAGGCGTACGAGCCCGAGGGTTCTTTGTGCGTCTTCGAGTGCCATGGGCGATTCCGGATAGGGGCCGGATTTTGGATAGTCGCCCATATCCGTGACGCGGTACTTGAGGAGGATGCAGGTGATGCCTCGTGGTATGAGCCAGTCGCAGACCTCTGTGCCTTCGAGATCGATGGCGAGCATCTGATAGCCTCCGCCGGGAAAGACGACGACGGCTGCGCCGGTGTTTTTTCCTTTTGGTGAGTAGACGGTCATGGTCGGTTGCGTCACATTGCTGACGCCGACGATAGGCTTGCCCGCAATTAGAGAAGTCTTATCTGTCGTTGTAGTCTCTGGCCCTTTGACGGGTTGAGGATCGGGAGCTTTTCCGGGCCATATCGGAATTTGTGTGTATCCGGGGGCAGGCTGCCAGGTCTGAGGATGGGCGCTGAGTGTGGAGAGGAGGAAGAGGGCGAGGAGAGGTTTCATTTGCGGGCTCCGCTGGTGTGGAAGGACTGAGCGGAGTGTAGGCCTGAGGCGGGTGGATAAAAGAGTGGATAACCTGTGACGGCGGGGATGGGGAATCGAGTCCATTAATACGTCGAATGTTATGGAGCGTGAACGGTGCCTGGTGCGTAGCCGTATGCAATGTTCACGCAATGCAGGGGCGGCAGGATTGTGTACGCCGATTGATCCTGGGGCGGCGACGCCGTTGGCTATGGGGAGTTGGATGTCTGATCTGGAGAAACGTTCAGGTTGTTCTGATGTGCTGTCTTTCCTGGGTGCGTGGGTGTC is a genomic window containing:
- a CDS encoding dihydrofolate reductase family protein; translated protein: MSRVRVAGFGVSLDGFGAGPEQSLTDPLGKRGPEIFQWFFHTRTFCSMVGKEGGSVGDIDDVFGSRAMENFGAFILGRNMFGPVRGPWPDDSWKGWWGDNPPYHAPTFILTHYEREPIVMEGGTTFYFVTGGIEEALDRAKKAAGTKDVKIGGGVSTVRQYLQAGLIDSLHLVSAPVLLGRGEALFQGLDLRELGFSVTDRKTSEYATHLTLERS
- a CDS encoding alpha/beta hydrolase gives rise to the protein MKPLLALFLLSTLSAHPQTWQPAPGYTQIPIWPGKAPDPQPVKGPETTTTDKTSLIAGKPIVGVSNVTQPTMTVYSPKGKNTGAAVVVFPGGGYQMLAIDLEGTEVCDWLIPRGITCILLKYRVTDMGDYPKSGPYPESPMALEDAQRTLGLVRLHAAQWHIDPHKIGVLGFSAGGHLVAAISNHFQQRLYPALDAADKLSCRPDFAVAIYPGHLSRSATEWDARQGTKKIPLHYPPNTDKYLALNPDLHITRQTPPTFLLQNEDDHVDNVDDALTYYIALKNAGVPVEMHLYPQGGHAFGLRRTKLPVTAWPQLVGTWLQSLGMI